One Capsicum annuum cultivar UCD-10X-F1 chromosome 2, UCD10Xv1.1, whole genome shotgun sequence genomic window carries:
- the LOC107861263 gene encoding probable F-box protein At4g22030, producing MTTLQSSSFLNSRNFVPSTSSCTRRRGLIRANIDIPRIKTSKISLPILQSVHEQELISYSNIANNNLVEIQLSPATRRSHMANGPDPVVIEKLYAIKEAVADRVEMHRNIGEQRSQWNSMLLTSINGITLAAATITGVAASSGAGGDSILGLKMSSTMMYLAATGMLAIMNQIQPSQLAEEQRNATRIFQDLHNQIETTLSIGHPSATDVKEAMDKVLALDKAYPLPLLGVMLEKFPSSVEPAVWWPQQRRRQAKRVGDNENNWNGWNGKQEEEMREIMGALGRKDQEEYIRLGGKALKLNKFLAMSGPLLTGLAAVGSALAGHSPHGSWAAMLGIVGGALASVVNTIEHGGQVGMVFEMYRSNAGFFQYMQESIESNLTETEMERREHGEVFEMKVALKLGRSLSDLRNLAAASLSKGEEIDEFASKLF from the coding sequence ATGACAACCCTCCAGTCTTCAAGTTTCTTGAACTCAAGGAATTTTGTTCCCTCAACATCATCTTGTACTCGTAGAAGAGGATTGATAAGAGCGAATATTGATATTCCAAGAATTAAAACAAGCAAAATCTCTCTTCCAATTCTTCAATCAGTACATGAACAAGAGTTGATTAGCTATTCCAACATAGCAAACAACAACCTAGTCGAGATACAACTTAGCCCAGCTACAAGAAGAAGCCATATGGCTAATGGTCCTGATCCCGTGGTTATCGAGAAGCTTTATGCAATCAAAGAGGCAGTTGCCGATAGAGTTGAGATGCATAGAAACATAGGGGAGCAAAGAAGCCAGTGGAACAGTATGCTTTTAACATCCATTAATGGGATAACTCTAGCAGCTGCCACAATTACTGGCGTTGCAGCTAGCAGTGGTGCTGGTGGTGATTCTATTTTAGGACTGAAGATGTCTTCCACTATGATGTATTTGGCTGCTACTGGCATGTTGGCGATCATGAACCAAATTCAGCCATCCCAACttgctgaggaacaaagaaacgCAACAAGGATATTTCAAGATCTCCACAACCAAATTGAAACAACTTTATCAATCGGTCATCCTTCAGCTACTGATGTCAAAGAAGCTATGGACAAAGTATTGGCTCTTGACAAGGCCTATCCACTTCCTCTCCTTGGCGTAATGCTAGAGAAATTTCCATCTTCTGTTGAACCTGCTGTTTGGTGGCCTCAACAACGTAGAAGGCAGGCCAAAAGGGTTGGTGACAATGAAAACAATTGGAACGGATGGAATGGCAAACAGGAGGAGGAAATGAGAGAAATAATGGGAGCATTAGGCAGAAAGGACCAAGAAGAATACATTAGGCTGGGGGGAAAGGCCTTGAAATTGAACAAGTTTTTAGCCATGTCCGGTCCTTTGCTCACAGGCCTAGCAGCAGTTGGGTCGGCATTGGCAGGTCATTCTCCTCATGGATCTTGGGCAGCCATGCTAGGAATTGTTGGTGGCGCATTGGCAAGTGTAGTTAACACAATAGAGCATGGTGGACAAGTTGGAATGGTATTCGAGATGTACAGGAGCAACGCTGGTTTCTTCCAGTACATGCAAGAATCCATTGAATCAAACTTGACAGAAACAGAAATGGAGAGAAGAGAACATGGTGAAGTGTTTGAGATGAAGGTGGCTTTGAAATTAGGAAGGAGCTTATCAGATCTAAGAAATCTTGCAGCTGCGTCTTTATcaaagggtgaagaaattgacGAGTTTGCAAGCAAGCTTTTCTGA
- the LOC107861264 gene encoding putative two-component response regulator ARR19 — translation MMKENSSKNSPCNLSMRLGHVEQPILENSNKSSSGVRPYVRSKMPRLRWTQDLHRNFVHAVERLGGEDRATPKMVLQLMDVKGLTISHVKSHLQMYRSMKHEQMMQAEAEAANGIKRNRMDGPDQLNYLNYYDGKALLDGHPNSKVTINYFNLIASTPNFSPAQWKDMQEKMMGLEGQSKPACNMFRDFFNGCTTVQDGNYNIGECGSSLSNNRCSIIDTEEEAQDSSSTMSLEPSACLDHGTNISLDLTLG, via the exons ATGATGAAGGAAAATTCTTCCAAAAATTCTCCTTGTAATTTATCCATGAGACTTGGTCACGTGGAGCAGCCAATATTAGAAAATAGCAATAAATCATCATCAGGGGTAAGACCATATGTTAGATCGAAAATGCCAAGACTCCGATGGACGCAAGATCTTCATCGCAACTTTGTGCATGCTGTTGAGCGACTTGGTGGAGAAGATC GAGCAACTCCAAAGATGGTGCTACAGCTGATGGATGTGAAGGGACTCACCATATCTCACGTTAAGAGTCACCTTCAG ATGTACAGAAGCATGAAACATGAACAGATGATGCAAG CTGAAGCAGAAGCTGCAAATGGGATTAAGAGGAATAGGATGGATGGTCCAGATCAACTGAATTATCTTAATTACTATGATGGCAAAGCGTTGTTAGATGGGCATCCTAATTCGAAAGTAACGATTAACTACTTCAACTTAATTGCCTCTACTCCTAATTTTTCTCCTGCTCAATG GAAAGATATGCAAGAGAAGATGATGGGATTGGAAGGACAATCTAAACCAGCTTGCAACATGTTCAGGGATTTCTTCAATGGCTGTACTACTGTTCAA GATGGGAATTATAATATTGGAGAATGTGGTAGCAGTTTGTCAAATAACCGTTGTTCAATAATTGACACTGAAGAAGAGGCCCAAGACTCCAGCAGCACTATGTCTTTAGAACCATCTGCCTGTTTAGATCATGGGACTAATATCTCTCTTGACCTTACCCTTGGTTAA